The genomic interval CGGCCCGACCGGCACGATGTTCGGTTCGGCCGTCACCAACGGCAACGGCGCCTACTCGATTCCGAACGTGCTGGCAGCGGGCGACTACTACCTCCAGGCGTCCAACGCGCTCGGCTATCTCAACCAGATCTACAACCAGGTCAACTGCGGCTCGACGTGCCCGCCGACGCCCACGGGCGCGGTCGTCGCGGTGACGGCCGGAGCCGTGCGAACCGGCATCGACTTCTCGCTGACGCCTGGCGGGAGCATCGCCGGCACCGTGACCGAGGCGGCGACCGGCCGTCCGGTCAGCAATGCATCCGTCTACGTCTACGACAGCGCCGGAAACCAGGTGCAGTCGCCGAGGACGAATGTCGGCGGCGTCTACACCACGACCACCGGCCTCGCCGCCGGCACCTACTACCTGCGCACGTCGGCGGGAAGCGGATACATCGACAAGGTGTACGCCAACGCCACGTGCCCCGCGGGCACGACGTGCCACGCGATGGCCGGCACGGCGGTCGTTGTCACGCTCGGCGCGGCGACCTCGAACATCAACTTCTCGCTCGACAAGGGCGGCGGGATCAGCGGCACGGTCACCGATGCCGCGACGGGTGTTCGGCTGACGAACGTCGAAGTTGATATCTACGATTCGGCGGGCAGCTACATCTCGTACCTCTACACCGACAGCTTCGGCACCCTCTACACCGCTTCCGGCCTGGCCACCGGAACCTACTACCTGAGGACCTATGTCTACGGAAGCGATGGGTACCTCGACCAGGTGTATTCAGGCCTGGCATGCGGATCGTCGTGCTCTGCGTCTGGTGGCACGCCGGTCAGCGTGACGGCCGGCGCCACGACCAGCGGTGTTGATTTCGCCCTCGTCAAGGGCGGCACCGTTTCCGGAACGGTGCGCGAGGCTGGGACGAATCTGCCGCTGGCCGGCGTCAACGTGTCGATCTACGCCGAGACCGGTGTGTTGTTGACAACGGGGACGACCAACGGCGCGGGCTTCTATCGCGCCACGGGGATTCCCGCCGGCACCTACTTCGCCAGGACGACGAACTCCAAGGGGTACGTGGACGTGCTGTACCCGGGAACGGCGTGCGGCACGTGCATCGTCACCAAGGGAACGCCGTTGGCCGTCACGGCGGGCAACGACACCGGCGGCATCGACTTCACACTGCCCGTCGGCGGCTCGATTGCGGGCACGATCACCGACGAGGCCTCGCACCTGCCGCTGAAGGGCGTCTCGGTCGTGGTCTACGACGGACTCGGTCGCGGCACCACATCGGTCGTCACCGACGCCGCGGGTGCCTACTCGAAGACCGGCCTGGCGACTGGGAACTACTTCATTCGCACGTCGAACTCCCTGGGCTACGTCGACGAACGGTTCGACAACGCCCCATGTCCCGGCGCCTCTTGCATCGTCGTCGAGGGGACGCCGATTGCCGTCACGGCGGGCAGCGCCACGACGGGGAAGGACATCGCGCTGGCGATGGGAGGATCGATTGTCGGGAAGGTGACGAGCGCTGCGACCGGGTTCCCGCTGCCGAGCATCTACGTTTATGCCTACGACAGCAGCGGCAGGTCGCTCAGCAGCGTCAGGACGAACGCCGTCGGCGTCTATACGAGGTCCGGCCTCCCGGCCGGCAACTACTACCTCTACGCGTACGGGTCGGTCGGCTCGACGGGATACGTCACGCAGGTCTACTCGGGCGTTGCGTGTCCGCAGTCGACCTGCTCGGTGACGAAGGGGACGGGCGTCACCGTGGCTGCCGGCGTGCCGACTACCGGGATCGACTTCGCGATGGATCCGGCAGGAGTCATCACCGGCACCGTGACTCGGGCGGGAAATGGAACGCCGCTGATGAAGGAGTCGGTCTACGTCTACAACGCAACCGGGCAACTCCTCACGTCGACCACCACCGACGGGTCGGGCACGTATCGTCTGACCGGACTGGCCACAGGGAGCTACTACGTGTGGGCCGGCAGCCGGTCCTCCGAACCCGTTGGCTACATCGGGCTCCTCTATCCGGCGATTCCGTGCCCGAACGCAACCTGCGTCGTACTCGCCGGAACGCCCGTTGCGGTGTCCGGCGGGGCGACCACCGCGAACATCAACTTCGCGCTCGCGCCATCGGGCACGATTAGCGGCGCGATTACCGACGGCTCGTCCGGCGCGCCAGTCGTCGGCGCCAGCGTCTCCGCGTGGGATCAGGCCGGGAAGGTGATCGCCACGATCAGCGCGTCGATAACCGGCACATACACGTTGTCGGGGCTGCCGACGGGGACGTACTTCGTGAAGGCGTCGAACACCGCACTTGGCTACGTAGGGAAGGTGTACGCCGCGCTGGTGTGCCCGGGAAGCGCCTGCTCGCCGGCCGCCGGAACACCCGTGGCGGTAACGGCAGGGGCCGCGACGCCTGGCATCAACATCGCGCTCAGCAAGTCGGCCGGCTCGATCTCCGGCCTCGTCACCGATGCCGCGACGGGCGGCGGCATCGCAGGCAGCGTCACGGTCAACGCCTACGACGTGCTCGGGCGGGTGGCGGGCTCCACGCCCGTCTCGTCCGGCAGTTACACCATCACCGGGCTTCCGGTCGGGACGTACCGCGTGGCGACCGCGAACTCGGTCGGTTGGCTCAATCGCATGTACTCGGGCGTGGCCTGCGCCGGGGATTGCGATCCGCGGGTGGGAACCCCGGTGGCGGTGGCGGCGTCTGCAACGACATGGGGCATCGATTTCGCGCTGACGTTGGGCGGATCCATCAAGGGCACGGTCACAGACAAGACCAACGGCGCCCTGGTGCTGCAGGCCTCGGTGCAGGTGTACAACGGCACGGGCGCACTCGTCGCCACGACGCAGACGACAACTGGCAGCTACGCGCTCACCCTCCCGGCCGGCACGTACTTCCTCCGGACGACGAGCGTGTCAGGCTACAGCAACCAGGTCTTCTCGGGCGTCGCGTGCCCGGGTGGGACGTGCCCGGTCACCAGCGGCACGCCGGTGAGCGTCGTCGTCGAGACGATGGTGCCGGACGTCAATTTCGTGCTCGACCGCAACCCGCTGGCGTTCACGGACGACCCGCTGCAGGCGCGCATGACGACGATCAAGGCCGCGCACGTCACGGAGTTGCGCCAGCGGATCGACGACCTCCGCGTGCGCTACTCGCTGCCGGCGTTCTCATGGAGCGATGCGCCGCTGGCCGCCGGGGCGACGCGTGTGAAGGCGGCGCACATCGCGGAGCTCCGAACCGCGTTGGACGAGGTGTACGACGCGGCCGTACGCCTGCGGCCGACCTACACCGGGCCGGCGCCGACGGCCGGGACGGCGGTGTCGGCCGTGCACATCACCGAGGTGCGTGCGGCGATCGCGGACATCTGGTAGGGAAATGCGAGCCAGCCCATTCCGACCCACCTACGGGTTGCGCGAGTTGGCTCGCACACCTCTCGGCTGAGCTGGCTTGGTCGGCGGGTTCTGCGTGACGGCCAACGTCTGGCCGCCCACCACGATCGACCCGCTGCGAGCCGACGTCGTGGAGTTGTGCAGGAGGGCGTAGTTCAATGTGGCCGTGCCCGTCCCGCTCGTGCTCGCCAATGTGAGCCACGTTGCGCCCGTGGTCGCGGTCCACCCGCAACTCGTCGCGCTGGCCGTCACCGTCACGCTGCCGCTACTCGCCGCCGACGTGAACGTTTGAGTTGTCGGCGACAGCGTGAACGTGCAAGGTGGCGGTGCCGCGGCCTGCGTCACGACGAACGCCTGGCCACCGATTGTGACCGTGGCGCTTCGCGCCGCCCCGGTATTGCCCGCCACAACGATGTTCACCGAGCTCGTACCGGTACCACTGGCCGGGCTCACCGATACCCAGGCCGATCCGCTCGATGCCGTCCATCCGCACCCCGTTGCGCTGGCCGTGACCGTCACGCTGCCGCTGCCGGCCGCCGACGTGAACGCCTGGCTCGTCGCCGAGAGGGCGATTGTGCAGGGCGGCGGCGCGGCTGCCTGCGTCACGACGAACGCCTGGCCACCGATCGTGAGCGTGGCGCTTCGCGCCGCGCCGGTATTCTCTGCCACGACGATACTCACCGCGCCGGTGCCGGTACCGCCGGCCGGACTCACCGAGACCCAGGCGGAGCCGCTCGATGCGGTCCATGCGCAACTCGTCGCGCTGGCCGTCACCGTCAGGCTGCCGCTGCCGGCCGCCGACGTGAACGTCTGAGTTGTCGCCGACAGCGTGAACGTGCAGGGTGGCGGCGCGGCTATGGCTTGAAAGCTGAATTGATTCGATGGAGCGCTCTGCCCGCTCCCGCTCGCCCCGATCGCCGCGACACGCGCCTCGTAGTCACCGGTGGCCAGCGGCCACGCAGTGAGCAGCGTGGAGAAATCGACGCGGATCTTGCCGTCGGCAGCTGGCACCGGCTTCCCGAGGTTCGTCGTGATCACCGGCTGGGTCGCGCCAAGAAGGAAGAACTGCAGATCGTATCGCTGAACGACCGGCGTTCCGTCCGGCGCCAACACCGCGTGGTCGGCCGATGGATCGAACTCGAGGTTTCTGGGGTTGATCACCGTGGACTGAGCGGCTGCGGGCAGCGCCACCAACGCACACAGGATGATCGCGAACGCAACGTGAACAACTGCTCTCACCGGTCAGCCTCCGACAGATGACGGCGATCAAGAACGTCGTCGATTGCCACTAGAGCAATGACCGTGCCGACGCCTCGTACCTGTCAGACAATGGGACAACGAGAGGATCCCTCGCGCGGCCACGGCCGACAATCTACGCTCTTGTTCTCGAGACCGCAGAAGTGTGATCATCGCGCCAGCGCCCACCGACCTCAGCCGTACATCGCGACCACGCCCATCAATCTCAGCCATGCGTCGCGCGGTCTTGGAGTCGCCGCCGACGCTGTGTCCGCTCCGCGCGGTCGCCACGGCTGACATGGCGCGAGGCGCCGGGGTTTCAGAGATGTTCGAGAGTGTGGAACAATACGGTGGGAGGCCGATACATGCCGCACGTGGTTCTGGTCGCAGAGGATGATCCAGCGACGCTTGCCGGGTTGGCCGCGTACCTCCATGCGGCCGGCTATAGCGCGGTTCCGGCGGCGAGCTTCGCCGAAGCACATCGCCTGCTCCCATTCGTGCGCCCATCCGTCCTGGTGGTCGACGTGCGGCTCGGTGAGTACAACGGCCTGCAGTTGGTGCTGCAGGCCCAGTCCCTCGTTCCACAGCCCGCCCTGATCGTCACGAGCGGCTTCGACGATCCGGTGATCGCGGCCGAGGCGGCGCGCATGGGTGCCACGTTCCTGCGAAAGCCGCTGGAGCCGGCGCGCCTGCTCGCGTTGATCTCGGAGATGCTGAAATCGGGGTAGAACCTTGGTTGTTGAGGAACTCGACGCGCCAGCCGGCGCCGGGAGCCGCGCCGGATCGGCCGCGCGTCTGCTGCTGCTCGCGGCGCTGCTTCTCTTCCTGGCGCTGGGCGATGCGCCGGATCGGACCCGGTTCTGGAGCGCGTTCTTCGAAGCGGGCCACACTCCCCTATTCGGTCTGATCGCGCTGCTCGTCCGCAGCCTCCTCGCCCGACACACCCGCATCGCGACCTTCACCCGGTTGTCGCTCGTCGCATTCGGTGTCACGCTGCTCGTCGGCGCGACAACCGAGGTCCTGCAGTTGCTGCAGTCGAACCACGACGCGTCGGTGCACGACTTTCTTCGGGATGCAGCCGGCGCCGGCGCGTTTCTCCTGGTCGAAGTCGCGCTCGTCTCGGCCACGCGACCGGGGATCGCCGGCTGGGGACGCCGGGCCCGACTCGCCGCGCTCGCTGCGGCAGCGGTCCTGCTGCTCGCGGCCGGCTGGGAATTGATCGGAACGGCGCGTCTCTACTTCGCCCGGGATCGGGCGGTCCCCACGCTGTTCGCCCTCGATGGATCGTGGTGGGAGCGCGAACTGATCGCGCTTGGCAACAATCGGCTGATCCCGGATCAGGTTCCCGTCGGGCCGCAACTCTCGCGAACCGCGCGTTTCGCACGCCTCGACCTGATGCCAGGGATTTACTCAGGGTTGACCTTCGACGAGCCCTACCCCGACTGGCACGGCTATCGTCAGCTCACCCTCACGATCGTCTCGGACCTTGCGGTGCCGCTTCCAATGACGATCCGAATCCACGACGCCGCGCACGATCAGCGCTACGCGGACCGATTCAACCGGCGCCTCCTCGTCAATCCCGGCACCAACCGCTTCGTCATCGCGATCGACGACATTCGCACGGCCCCCGATCGGCGGGTCATGGATTTGCGCCATGTGCGGGGCATCGTCCTCTTCGCCTACAAGCTCGAGCAGCCGACGCACGTGTACCTCGGCCCGCTTCGGCTGGAGTGAGCGGCATCCCGGTGGCCGTGGAGACCGACGCGATCAACGCGGGCAGACCGGTCGGTCGATGGTGACGACGATCAGTGTCGGCGAGCGGTTCACGCGGGCGACACGCGGGCAAGAGACTCGACGGGTAGAGGCGTTTTCGCTATACTGACTGTTCCTGCCGACGGAATACCGTCCCACTGTGCGGAAGTGGCGGAACTGGCAGACGCGCTAGCCTCAGGAGCTAGTGGGCGCAAGCTCATCGGGGTTCAAATCCCCGCTTCCGCACCATTCGACTCGGTCGCTCCCTTCGCCAACTCCCTCGCTCATGGCAGGCCAGACTCGGTCGCTCCCTTCGCCAACTCCCTCGCTCATGGCAGGCCACGTCCATGCGAGGCGAATGGTGCGTCCCGAGCGAGCGGAGCGAGTCGAGGGGCCTCGCCACAGGCTTCGTTCGGGCAAGCCATAACACGCGAAGTCTGTCTCGCCGGGCCTGCGTGCCGTCTCGAGCATCGCAGGGCCTATATTGAAGGCATGGAACGCGAGACTCCAAACCCACAGACCCTCCGCGAAGCGGTTGTCTACCTCGCTGACTACGAACATTGCCGGGCGGCTGTCGAGGCGATCCGGTGGCCGGGCGGCGCGGTGCACTGCCCGACTTGCGGATCGACCCACGTCTCGTATCTGGCAAACCAGCGGCGGTACAAGTGCTACGAGAAGCATCCCCGCGCACAGTTCTCCGTGAAGGTCGGGACCACCATGGAAGACTCGCCGATCGGTCTCGACAAGTGGATGGTCGCCATCTGGTTGCTCGCCAATGCGAAGAACGGGATTTCGTCGTACGAATTGGCTCGCTCGATCGGGGTGACCCAAAAGACCGGCTGGTTCCTCCTCCATCGGATTCGCCCTGCGATGCAGAGCGGGACATTCGGCAAACTGTCCGGCGAAGTCGAAGCCGACGAAACCTACATTGGCGGCAAGGCCAGGAACATGCACCCCGCCAAACGCGCCAGGGTCATCGCTGGCACCGGCGGCATGGGCAACCCTGGCGCGCTACCCGCAGCTATCCGCCGAGGGCCTGTCCGCCGTGTTTCTGTTCGCGGCGGCCAATCTCGAACTCGATCGTCGAGGGCATCCGGGGCCCCAGTCTCGAGACGCGTGAGCTATGATAGGGCCCAGAGGCTGAACGATGAGTCACAACCTGCCGATCGATTCGGAGGCGGTGTCGGCGTTCTGCAGACGGCATCACATCGCCCGCCTTGCACTTTTCGGGTCGGTGCTGAGGGACGACTTCCGACCCGATAGCGACGTGGATGTCCTCGTGGAGTTCCTGCCCGGCCATGTCCCCGGACTGCGGTTCGTCACGATCGAACGCGAGTTCTCGGAGCTTCTACATGGCCGACGGGTCGACCTTGTCACACCGAAGTTCTTGAACGCGCGCATTCGGGAGCGCGTCCTGAGCACCGCCGAGCCGCTCTATGTCGCCGCGTGACCTCGTCTACGTCGGCCACATGCTCGACATGGCGAGGAAGGCCGTTGGCAAGTCGGCCGGCCTTTCGCACGACGCATTCGACGCCGACGAGAATCTGCGCCTCGCGCTGATCCACCCAGTTCAGGTCATTGGCGAGGCCGGATGTCGCGTCTCGCCAGAATTCAGCGCGCAACATCCAGAGATCCCGTGGCAGGAGATCGTCGGCATGCGCCACAAGGTGGTGCACGACTACCTGGGTGTCGACGAAGACATCGTCTGGCAGGTGGTCACCGAGGATCTGCCGCCTCTCGTCGTCCTGCTCGAGGAGATCCTCGCCACTGCTCCCGGCAACAACGCGTAGACCTCGCTTCGCGACGGCACATTCGCGAGGTGGAATCTCCTGAAGCCATCGGCCTGGCCCTCGAGAGCGCCAGCCGGGCGCTTCGACAACCCGGCAAGCCACCCCCGCGGGTCGTTCAGCTCCGGCGCTCCACCCGATTCTGGACGAAGTAGCTCAGTTGCACCCGGTTCTGCACGCCGAGCTTCCGGTGCGCGTTGTAGGTGTGCTTCTTGACGGTGTCGGGCGAGATGAACAGCCGGTCGGCGATTTCCTTGTGGCTGAGGCCCAGCAACAGGAGACCGACATGCGACATCGCTGGCCCGACATCCGCTTCGGCATCCGGATGCTCGTCCGGCATCCCACGTTGTCGATCGCGTCGATCATGACCTTCGGCCTTGGGATCGGCCTGACGACGGCCGTCTTCAGCGTCGCGAACGGAGTGCTCTACAAGGGCCTGCCGTTCGAGGGCGGCGATCGGATCGTGAGCGTGGCCGGCACCGACACCACCCGGGGCGCGCGCCTGGGCGGCCTCGACGTCCACGACTACGCCGTGTTCGAAGAGGGCCAGCGCGTCTTCGAGTCGTTCGGCGCGTTCAGTTGGGTGTCCGTCAACCTGGCGTGGGACCAGCGCCAGCCCGAACGCTTTTCTGGCGGGGCGTTGACGGCCGGCCTGCTCCGGGTTACGCGCATCGCGCCGATCCTGGGCCGCGCCTTCCGGGACGGTGAGGATCGGCCAGGCGCGGCACCGGTGCTCTTGTTGGGCCACCGAGTCTGGCGCGACTACTTCGGTGGTGCGCGGAACGTGGTGGGACGAACGGTCCGCGCCAACGGCGTGGCGCGGACGATCGTGGGCGTGATGCCCGAGGGTTTCGCGTTCCCGGATCGCGAGGACCTGTGGATCCCGCTCGAGATCAATCCGATGGCGACCGAGCGCGGGCAGGGCCCCAGGTACGAGGTCATCGCCCGCCTGCAACCGGACGCGTCGATTGCGACGGCGCAGGTCCAACTGGCGGCCTTGGCCTCGCGCCTGGCGCGGGGCTTCCCCGCGACCAACCGCGGCGTTGGCGTCCGGGTGACGCCGTTCCTGGAACGCGTGTTCGGGGCCCGACTCCGAATGCTGTGCAGCACGATGCTCGGCGCGGGCATCGCGGTGCTGCTCGTCGCGTGCGTCAACGTGTCGAACCTGCTCCTGGCACGGGCCTCGCTCCGGCAGCGCGAGGTCGCCCTCCGTCAGGCCCTCGGCGCCGGGCGCGGGCGCGTGCTGGCCCAGATGCTGACCGAGGTGTCGATCCTGGCGGTCGCCGGTGCCGTCGTAGGACTGGCGATCAACACGGGCGCGATGCGATGGTTCGTCGCGGCGATCCAGTCCACTCCCCCGCCGTTCTTCGTCACGTTCGATCCGGACGCTCGCGTGCTGCTGTTCGTCGGCGCCATCACCATTGCCGCGGGCCTGATGGTGAAGAGCGTCGCCCAGGTGAAGACGGCGCGACTGCCGTTTGCCGTGGGCGGAGTCTTCACCGCGTCGTTCGATCTGCCTCGAACGAAGTACCCGAATGCCGTCGCCCGCGCCCGCTTCGTCGATCAACTCCTGCCGCTCCTGCAGGCGCACCCCGGCGTCGAAGCGGCCACGATCGCCGACGGGCTGCCGGCCGCCGGCAACGGCGAAGTCCCAATCCAGATCCGGGGGCGAGAGCAGACCCACGGCGATGACGTCCCGTTCGTCCGGGAGGGCTGCGTCACGCCCGGGTATTTCGAGACGTTCCGGTCGCGGATTGTGCGCGGCCGCGCGTTCACCGCGCTCGACCGGCCCGGCCGGGACAGGGTCACGGTGGTGAACGAGAGCTTTCACCGGCGGTTCTTTCCCGGCGTGGATCCGATCGGACGGCAGTTCAGACGGGGCGGACGGAACTCGACTGCACCGTGGCTGACCGTCGTGGGGGTCGTGCCAGACCTGCTGATGCAGGGGTTTTGCAGTGAGCTGGGGAGCGGAGCAGGGTTCTACGTTCCCATGGCGCAGGCCGCCATCGGCAACGGCGCGACCATCGCCGTGCGCGTGCGGCGCGGCATGGCGGTGACGGCCGCGACCCTGCAGGCGCTCGTGGCGTCGCTCGACAAGGATCTCGCGATCTACAACGCGCGGTCGATGCAGGCGGTCGTGGACCAGCAGACGATGTTCCACACGGTGTTCGGCACGTTCTTCCTCGCCCTCGGCGTGGCGGGGCTCTTTCTCGCCGCGGTGGGGCTGTACGGGGTGATGGCGTTCTCGGTGACCCGGCGCACGCGCGAGTTGGCCATTCGTTGCGCCCTCGGCGCGCGTCGCGGCCAACTCGTGCGCCTCGTCATGCGGAAGGCCGCGGCACAATCAGGCATCGGTCTCGCGATCGGGCTTCTGCTCGGACTGCTGGCGACCGGGCCGCTGCAACCGGTCCTCTACGACGTGCATCCGCGCGACCCGGTGGTGCTGGCCACGGTCGTCGCCACGCTGGCGGCCTCCGGCCTGCTCGCGGGACTTCTCGCGACTCGGCGCGTCATCCGCATCGACCCGGCGACGGCCCTCGGCGCGGAGTAGGGGGCCGGGACAGTGTCAGATCTCGGACGTCATGGCCGCACGTGCGACAGGCCGTTGGCAAGGCGGCCAGCCTTTCGCACGACGCCTTCGACGCTGACGAGAATCTGCGCCTCGCGCTGATCCGCCCAGTTCAGGTCATTGGCGAGGCCGGACGTCGCGTCTCAGCTGATTTCAGCGCGCAACATCCCGAGATCCCCTGGCAGGAAATCGTCGGCAGGCGCCACAAGGTGGTGCACGACTATCTGGGTGTCGATGAAGACATCGTCTGGCAGGTGGTGACCGAGGACCTGCCGCCGCCGGTCGTCCTGCTCGAGAAGATCCTCTCGACTGCTTCCGGCAGCATCGCCTGGTGAGCGCAAGCCAATCGGGGTTCAACCTCACGACGAGGGACGAACCCGATCGTGTCACGGGAGCGTCCACTTTCCGGTTGTGGGACGTCGGTCTCTTGCGTTAGATTCCCACTGGTCCATTCTCTCAACACAACCCCGGCGGATTTGCCAGGAGGTCACCATGGTGCGCTCTCTGCGTCCGGTCATCCTGCTCGTCGCCGCCCTTCTGTCCGCCGGTCTGGCCCGTGCCCAGGTGCAGACCGGCAGCATCCTGGTCAGGGTCGTAGACCAACAGGGTTCCGTCATTCCAGGGGTCACGGTCACCATCAGCAGCCCGGCGCTGGTCCGAGGCCAGATGGTGGGCACGACGGACGCGGGTGGAGTCTATCGGTTCCCCTCACTCGAGCCTGGGACGTACAGCGCGAAACTGGAGTTGCAGGGCTTCCAGTCGGTCGTCCGCGCGGACATCACCGTCAGCGTCGGCCAGACGGCGCCAATCGACCTCGCGCTGAGCGTCGCCAAGATGGCGGAGACGGTCAACGTCACGGGCGACGCGCCGGTGGTCGACACCACGAGCGCGAACGTCAGCGTCACGCTGAGCCAGCAACTCCTCGCGAGCACGCCCGGCGGGCGCGATATCTGGTCGCTGGTGGAGTACAAGGTGCCGGGCCTCGTCTCGAGCCGGCCCGACGTGGGCGGGACGCAGGGCGGGCTCCAGGGCGCGATGGTGGCGCGGGGCACGTCGAACGCGCAGAACTCGCAGTTCCTGAACGGCATCAACGTCGGCGACCCCGCGGCGATCGGGTTCTCCGGCTACTACTACGACTAC from Vicinamibacterales bacterium carries:
- a CDS encoding BACON domain-containing protein, giving the protein MRAVVHVAFAIILCALVALPAAAQSTVINPRNLEFDPSADHAVLAPDGTPVVQRYDLQFFLLGATQPVITTNLGKPVPAADGKIRVDFSTLLTAWPLATGDYEARVAAIGASGSGQSAPSNQFSFQAIAAPPPCTFTLSATTQTFTSAAGSGSLTVTASATSCAWTASSGSAWVSVSPAGGTGTGAVSIVVAENTGAARSATLTIGGQAFVVTQAAAPPPCTIALSATSQAFTSAAGSGSVTVTASATGCGWTASSGSAWVSVSPASGTGTSSVNIVVAGNTGAARSATVTIGGQAFVVTQAAAPPPCTFTLSPTTQTFTSAASSGSVTVTASATSCGWTATTGATWLTLASTSGTGTATLNYALLHNSTTSARSGSIVVGGQTLAVTQNPPTKPAQPRGVRANSRNP
- a CDS encoding response regulator, with product MPHVVLVAEDDPATLAGLAAYLHAAGYSAVPAASFAEAHRLLPFVRPSVLVVDVRLGEYNGLQLVLQAQSLVPQPALIVTSGFDDPVIAAEAARMGATFLRKPLEPARLLALISEMLKSG
- a CDS encoding VanZ family protein is translated as MVVEELDAPAGAGSRAGSAARLLLLAALLLFLALGDAPDRTRFWSAFFEAGHTPLFGLIALLVRSLLARHTRIATFTRLSLVAFGVTLLVGATTEVLQLLQSNHDASVHDFLRDAAGAGAFLLVEVALVSATRPGIAGWGRRARLAALAAAAVLLLAAGWELIGTARLYFARDRAVPTLFALDGSWWERELIALGNNRLIPDQVPVGPQLSRTARFARLDLMPGIYSGLTFDEPYPDWHGYRQLTLTIVSDLAVPLPMTIRIHDAAHDQRYADRFNRRLLVNPGTNRFVIAIDDIRTAPDRRVMDLRHVRGIVLFAYKLEQPTHVYLGPLRLE
- a CDS encoding nucleotidyltransferase family protein: MSHNLPIDSEAVSAFCRRHHIARLALFGSVLRDDFRPDSDVDVLVEFLPGHVPGLRFVTIEREFSELLHGRRVDLVTPKFLNARIRERVLSTAEPLYVAA
- a CDS encoding DUF86 domain-containing protein, with the translated sequence MSPRDLVYVGHMLDMARKAVGKSAGLSHDAFDADENLRLALIHPVQVIGEAGCRVSPEFSAQHPEIPWQEIVGMRHKVVHDYLGVDEDIVWQVVTEDLPPLVVLLEEILATAPGNNA
- a CDS encoding helix-turn-helix transcriptional regulator, which encodes MSHVGLLLLGLSHKEIADRLFISPDTVKKHTYNAHRKLGVQNRVQLSYFVQNRVERRS
- a CDS encoding ABC transporter permease, with product MRHRWPDIRFGIRMLVRHPTLSIASIMTFGLGIGLTTAVFSVANGVLYKGLPFEGGDRIVSVAGTDTTRGARLGGLDVHDYAVFEEGQRVFESFGAFSWVSVNLAWDQRQPERFSGGALTAGLLRVTRIAPILGRAFRDGEDRPGAAPVLLLGHRVWRDYFGGARNVVGRTVRANGVARTIVGVMPEGFAFPDREDLWIPLEINPMATERGQGPRYEVIARLQPDASIATAQVQLAALASRLARGFPATNRGVGVRVTPFLERVFGARLRMLCSTMLGAGIAVLLVACVNVSNLLLARASLRQREVALRQALGAGRGRVLAQMLTEVSILAVAGAVVGLAINTGAMRWFVAAIQSTPPPFFVTFDPDARVLLFVGAITIAAGLMVKSVAQVKTARLPFAVGGVFTASFDLPRTKYPNAVARARFVDQLLPLLQAHPGVEAATIADGLPAAGNGEVPIQIRGREQTHGDDVPFVREGCVTPGYFETFRSRIVRGRAFTALDRPGRDRVTVVNESFHRRFFPGVDPIGRQFRRGGRNSTAPWLTVVGVVPDLLMQGFCSELGSGAGFYVPMAQAAIGNGATIAVRVRRGMAVTAATLQALVASLDKDLAIYNARSMQAVVDQQTMFHTVFGTFFLALGVAGLFLAAVGLYGVMAFSVTRRTRELAIRCALGARRGQLVRLVMRKAAAQSGIGLAIGLLLGLLATGPLQPVLYDVHPRDPVVLATVVATLAASGLLAGLLATRRVIRIDPATALGAE
- a CDS encoding HepT-like ribonuclease domain-containing protein, yielding MRQAVGKAASLSHDAFDADENLRLALIRPVQVIGEAGRRVSADFSAQHPEIPWQEIVGRRHKVVHDYLGVDEDIVWQVVTEDLPPPVVLLEKILSTASGSIAW